The Zeugodacus cucurbitae isolate PBARC_wt_2022May chromosome 4, idZeuCucr1.2, whole genome shotgun sequence genome includes the window TTGAGGTCAAGTctagttttgtgttgttttttcttatccGCACGttctttttgtttgaaaattttactttttttaatttctttcaatgctttctttttcttaaatttatccAACATTTTCTTGTTTCCAATTTTCCCCAACTCTGACAATGTGTTGTCTTCGGATTTAACTTTCTTctcctttttttctttttcaactgCTTCAACACTGAATTCCATTCCTGGTATAGAATTAATGTTCGATCCTTTATCAGCGGTTTCGCTTGCGTTGGAATCGCTGTCGCAATCTTCATCCAAATTTATATTCTTTGGCGCCAACTCAATAACATTTATTTCGACTTCGTCGTCTTCATACTCCTTTTCAAGACACTTTTCCTCTATTTCAGGATCCAGAACAAGGGGTTGAAATGTTTTCTTCATCTTTGCCATGCTGTTTTTAACATCATTTCTGATCCTCTTGCGCTCCTCTTTAATATTGCGCTCAAGTTCTTCTTTAGCCCTAGCTCGACGTTCATTTTTTCGTTTCCGGAAACCACTCAAAAAGTTTCTAACAAGAAATGttgatattatttataaaagtatattgGATAtctataataacaaatatattttttatttactgacTTCCTTTTCTCCGAATCAAacacaatttctttttttctcattGTAGCACATTTACTTCTTATAAACACACTAGCTAGAGATAGCGAAACAGATTTAACATATaacaaatatcgataaatcttgTCGTATACATTtggaaaatcgataaaaaatagATAATACTTCATTAGCCAAGGAACTGTTCACAATATGCTTCAATGTTTTTAGATAGAACAATCTTTTAGAATTTCAAGTTTCTTGTTatgatgaaatatatgattgcattaaaaattcatacatTACTACAGCATAGTTCGGTTCAAATGTTGCGTATGGGtttctttatttcatttgttgtaATGCGCCATATTCTTTGTTCCATTCAATGTATTGAGCTAAGTCGTCTCTTGACACGCTCGGTCGTACACTTTGCAAAGCCAATATAAAATCGTTGATATTTACTGGGCGTACCTGGAAAATATGTGATTACAATCATATTTAAAGtatacatataactatattGCTACCTTATCTTTAACTATATGGAGAATCTGATCAGGTGGTATTGAACGCAATGGTTCCATAGAAGCTTCACGGCAGAGAATATCCATATCTGCACCGGAGTAACCGTTAGTTTGATCTCCAATCAtctgtatattattttcatctAAATCATTACTAACACTTCCCAgcagattttttagaatttgtaTTCGAGCACATACTTCAGGAAGAGGGATGTATAAACGTCTGGCGAAGCGCCTGCGTGCAGCATCATCTAACTCCTGTGGTCTGTTAGTAGCGCCTACAATGAGTACACGGTCTTCTTCACTTGTTGCAGCGCCATCCAATTGCACCAAAAACTCGTTCTacagagattttttttttgaacgaagAAAGAATATAATACGTTTGGCGTTATACTTTCTTCTTTTAACATATTTAGATACATACTTTTAATTTGCGGGAACTGTCATGTTCAGATTCAGAGCGTTTAGACAGAAGAGAATCAACTTCATCGATAAATACCACCTTTGCGAACGACAAAGCGagttaattatacaaataatttcacaaaaactaatttaaacacATACCGACGGTTGATGTACAGCAGCCACCGCAAATAATGCCCTTACCATTTTTTCACCTTCACCAACCCATTTTGATGTTAAAGTAGACGAACTAATACTAAAAAATGTTGACTGCGATTGAGAAGCGATGCATTTACCAATTAGCGTTTTCCCTGTTCCTGGCGGTCCAAATAATAATATACCACGTGGAGGACGTCGTAAGCCAGTAAATATATCAGGACGCAGTAAGGGGTATACAACCGCTTCTTTAATAATCGATTTTACGTAATCTAAGCCAGCGATATCATTCCAGTCTATTGAATACAcgcaatatttaagaaaaatttaaaattgtaatactCTATTTGCATACCCATAGGCTTGTATTTGTACATTATTTCATTCTTAATTAGATCGACCATTTTTGGATCTATATTTTTAAGTCTCTCATCAATTTCTTCGGGTGTTGAATTTAATGGTGGCGACGGAGTATGATGAGGTGATGAATTCGTCGCAAATGTACTgtataattaatacaaaaaaacataattttttgtattttttaaataacatattttcaaataaccTGTCCTTTGCTACGGGTGAAACAAATCCTGACCTTGTTGTCCTTCGAGAACCTAACACTTTCTTGGTTATGCCATAATTGAAATACATGGGTACTTCTGTTTTCTTGGTAGGATTCGACATATCCTTAAAATCATTTCCGCTACGTTCATTATTAGTATTAGATttctacaaaataattttaaaacaaatctaAAACTTTGATACAAGCATGCATATGTTCTTACTTGGATGGTTTTAGCCAAAAGTATTTCTCTTGCGGTTCGAAATTGGTTTTCTTCTATGGATGGTTCATTAATGTGTGTTTTATCGCAGCTTACGGGGTTTTCGGTAATTCTTTCAGTTTTATTACTTGTTGCCTTGGTACTTTCATCAAGTTTAGGTTGTTTTTGTGGATGTAAAAAGGTTGATGTACTACTTCTCGGTTGTGGTTGTACGTCTGTGTCCACGTTActgtttatttcaatattttctcggTAATTCGAATCTTGGAAATACCGCAAATCATCTTCTGTTATTTCTCTTTTCTTACAACTTTCATAGGCACCACTACACGAAGGCTCAAAATCCGAATCCTCAAATATGTAATTATCTTTCTTATAAATTATTGGTTTAATGTGATTATTCTTTTCTAAAAGCGATTTTACCGAATTTAtgcgtttacatttatattcgTCTAAGGTTTTAGAATCCAAACGGGCATGATGATGTTGTAGCAGGGCATAGACTTCGGTTTTTGGCAAATtactgaaattataaataaatcctgtatttatttactgatcttgtacatatatgtacccaCTGTTCCGAATTTCCTAATATAAGAAGCTGCCGTCGCCATGCCGCGGCTTTTTCCGATGCGCTAGAACATGAagaattccaaatattttcttcGACAACATATTGCCTGGCCAAATCCTTCCGATTTTCGCACATTTTTCAACCAGCAGTTCAAAAACAAGAAAGCCCGCTAAAAAACCCTCGACAACAGATAAAAATATGACATATgtactaataaaaacataaacatacaGTTCACAGTGAAGTTTGATTAACAATATCAAACGATTCCTAAACAATTACAATTTtgttatcgataaattttaTGTATATCCGGTCACTTAAATTTACCTCAGGACGCAATAAaacgaacaaattaaaaatcaatgcaTACGAagatgaatattaaattttcgtaGAAAACTGCAAAAGTTTGGATACTCTAAATTTTGATTGTGTCCCTTGGCTTCAACATGGGGTTAAAATGATTAGACGGTAGTATGGTATGGGTCAGCAGGATATTCATGGTTCCTCTGGTTGTCATGCTCATCCAATGTGGTGGAGTTTGGAGAACATTTAGAGAAATCAAACTTGATTctcttataaatatgtttttttaacatGTTTGCATATCTGCTGAAAGAtcaactatatttatttatcgaaTGAAAATGTCTATatgaattaatttcaatatgtattgctatgaataatgtttttagtaTTAAACTTCAGTAAGGCTTTTgctatgttttaaaataatcggtattcatatattattatacaaatgTAGGTGTTATTCTGTAACaattagaaatatatacacaaatgtatatatgtatgtacatatatggagcCTTAGtcaataacatatttatattttctatgtatTTTTCAGTTTAAGGCGATTAAATTAATAGAACATGTttggtttcaataaaaaataaaacaatttacggCTACTCCCACTAGTTTACAAATACTATGTCTAttctatacttatatttataaaatgtaaaataccagCTTATTTACGGTCCTTTAAAATTGTATGGAATTGCCATTGTTTGTGGGCTGGCGAATTTATCTAGATCAGGATTCGTAGAGTCTGCGGGGTCTACCAAGTGACAGATGGGCAAGTTCGAAGTGGCGGGACTTGGTTGATTCTGCTGACCCATATAATTTGGTAAAGGTCGATGCATTCGATGAATGGGCGCATTAAAATATGGTTGCACCCCAATCGCCACATGTTGATTATTGGTTTGAGCTATAGATGGGGACACCATGTAATTCTGATTAATTGAATGATGTGGATTTTGCAGCATTGTAGGCGGAAAACCAGGCATATATGGTTCTGATGTAGTCGACATCACTTTAGGAATCACAGTTGGTGGAACGCCTATAACTGGTATACGAGTATGTGATGTGATTGCGATATTTTGCGACATAGGAGGATGGGTTATGGGCACTGGTAGCAATCCCATAGAAACATTTGTACGTGTACTAACAGCGTCTTTTGGAGAATCCTGTCGTTTTGGAACCAAATGGTTTACTATCGCTGCAGATGAGATTGTATGAATGGTATTACCCTTGGTGCTATTGGGTGATGTACTGGGTAATGTGACATTACTAATCTCTGTATGGTGCATATTTTCGATTGgcgaataaattttaaaatttattttagggCTTCCAATCTGTTGCAGTGTTGTAGTCGAACAAATTACTTTTGGTGAAAGATTTTCATTTCGATTTGGGCGGGTGAATGTTGCAATGGGATCCTTTTTACTTGCATGCAAGTGTGGTGCTACCGCGGTAATTGGTGATTGCATATAAAGTGGAGATTGTGAATCGGCATGATGAGAAACTACACCAACACTACTTGATGTTAAACACTTCGGATTAAGAAGTCGTGGAGGTATTGGTCTTTCCATTTGCGATACATACATTGAATGAACAACGCCATCAAAATGAAAGTACAACAGTGGCGTTGGTGTATGAGTCCGCAAATAAATTGGCTGCTCCAGGTTCGGAGAGGGAAAACCAAGTGGTGGTGGAGGTGGTTGTTGGTCCTTTTTATTCGAGCTggctttttgtttttccttatgAACTTTGTCTTTGAACAAATTATGACACGGGGGTGTAATTCCATGTTTCTTCTTCAATCTCCGCATTTTAACGCGTATTTTAGCTTCTATCACTT containing:
- the LOC105212663 gene encoding fidgetin-like protein 1 isoform X1, whose product is MCENRKDLARQYVVEENIWNSSCSSASEKAAAWRRQLLILGNSEHNLPKTEVYALLQHHHARLDSKTLDEYKCKRINSVKSLLEKNNHIKPIIYKKDNYIFEDSDFEPSCSGAYESCKKREITEDDLRYFQDSNYRENIEINSNVDTDVQPQPRSSTSTFLHPQKQPKLDESTKATSNKTERITENPVSCDKTHINEPSIEENQFRTAREILLAKTIQKSNTNNERSGNDFKDMSNPTKKTEVPMYFNYGITKKVLGSRRTTRSGFVSPVAKDSTFATNSSPHHTPSPPLNSTPEEIDERLKNIDPKMVDLIKNEIMYKYKPMDWNDIAGLDYVKSIIKEAVVYPLLRPDIFTGLRRPPRGILLFGPPGTGKTLIGKCIASQSQSTFFSISSSTLTSKWVGEGEKMVRALFAVAAVHQPSVVFIDEVDSLLSKRSESEHDSSRKLKNEFLVQLDGAATSEEDRVLIVGATNRPQELDDAARRRFARRLYIPLPEVCARIQILKNLLGSVSNDLDENNIQMIGDQTNGYSGADMDILCREASMEPLRSIPPDQILHIVKDKVRPVNINDFILALQSVRPSVSRDDLAQYIEWNKEYGALQQMK
- the LOC105212663 gene encoding fidgetin-like protein 1 isoform X2 — encoded protein: MCENRKDLARQYVVEENIWNSSCSSASEKAAAWRRQLLILGNSEHNLPKTEVYALLQHHHARLDSKTLDEYKCKRINSDSDFEPSCSGAYESCKKREITEDDLRYFQDSNYRENIEINSNVDTDVQPQPRSSTSTFLHPQKQPKLDESTKATSNKTERITENPVSCDKTHINEPSIEENQFRTAREILLAKTIQKSNTNNERSGNDFKDMSNPTKKTEVPMYFNYGITKKVLGSRRTTRSGFVSPVAKDSTFATNSSPHHTPSPPLNSTPEEIDERLKNIDPKMVDLIKNEIMYKYKPMDWNDIAGLDYVKSIIKEAVVYPLLRPDIFTGLRRPPRGILLFGPPGTGKTLIGKCIASQSQSTFFSISSSTLTSKWVGEGEKMVRALFAVAAVHQPSVVFIDEVDSLLSKRSESEHDSSRKLKNEFLVQLDGAATSEEDRVLIVGATNRPQELDDAARRRFARRLYIPLPEVCARIQILKNLLGSVSNDLDENNIQMIGDQTNGYSGADMDILCREASMEPLRSIPPDQILHIVKDKVRPVNINDFILALQSVRPSVSRDDLAQYIEWNKEYGALQQMK